The following coding sequences lie in one Xiphophorus maculatus strain JP 163 A chromosome 4, X_maculatus-5.0-male, whole genome shotgun sequence genomic window:
- the LOC111608395 gene encoding phospholipase A2 inhibitor and Ly6/PLAUR domain-containing protein-like, translated as DNLKCKCEPSRYGTCAKETTECSSEDDSCSVRTQVYYLGGAKSEHNSKGCITSDLCLNYSISYGAYRIVQNTKCCSEDLCNAQINYTKPVSTPNRKKCFNCDEENCMKTVKCAGDENYCINVTGYTQGERFMMKGCASELVCSDHFSSVMSQFTTRPPGAKVSCCRGNYCNSASSTISPGSKSSASSTSPTLLLLLVPLLFSILFS; from the exons gacaacctgaaatgtaaatgtgaacCTAGCCGCTACGGAACATGCGCTAAGGAAACAACTGAATGTTCCTCAGAGGACGATAGTTGTTCAGTAAGAACACAAGTCTATTATTTAG GTGGTGCAAAGTCTGAGCACAACTCCAAAGGTTGCATTACGTCTGATCTGTGTCTTAATTACTCTATCAGCTATGGAGCTTACAGAATTGTACAAAACACCAAGTGCTGCAGTGAAGATCTCTGCAACGCCCAGATTAACTACACAAAACCTG TCTCCACTCCAAATAGAAAAAAGTGCTTCAACTGTGATGaagaaaactgcatgaaaacCGTTAAATGTGCAGGGGATGAAAACTACTGCATTAATGTAACAG gaTATACACAAGGAGAACGTTTCATGATGAAGGGATGTGCCTCTGAGTTGGTGTGCTCAGATCATTTTTCTTCAGTGATGAGTCAGTTTACTACACGGCCCCCTGGAGCAAAGGTTAGCTGCTGCCGGGGCAACTACTGCAACAGCGCTAGCAGCACCATCAGCCCAGGAAGCAAAAGCAGCGCCAGCAGCACCAGTCCCACCCTGCTGCTCCTGTTGGTGCCTCTGTTGTTTTCTATCTTATTTTCTTAG